One genomic segment of Caballeronia sp. TF1N1 includes these proteins:
- a CDS encoding PAAR domain-containing protein: MIDLIRLGDDTDHGGKVITASKTMRFGGSYVARKGDEVSCPLHDIKPNLVIDGDDGTTDGGVPVARHGFRATCGCRLISSLR, translated from the coding sequence ATGATTGATCTCATCCGTCTTGGCGACGACACCGATCACGGTGGCAAAGTCATTACCGCCTCGAAGACCATGCGCTTCGGCGGTAGCTATGTCGCGCGCAAAGGAGACGAGGTAAGTTGCCCTTTGCACGACATCAAGCCTAACCTCGTCATCGACGGTGACGATGGCACGACCGACGGCGGGGTTCCAGTCGCCCGGCACGGCTTTCGTGCTACGTGCGGCTGTCGCCTTATTTCTAGCTTGCGGTAG
- the csy1 gene encoding type I-F CRISPR-associated protein Csy1, translating to MSCSHAPGASDCFRAAIDAFLPERLQAKLDKLPLDDAKRSELIADYQRGPWLNDAARRVKHIQVVTHSLKAMHPRARGTNLYIKPTELPSLSEVGSHALGNHFVVDVTGDAGALDVYKLLKIESGGRSLLQALLDDDQAALQALADDPSEAKTLREALISIVAERDGGPASHGYAKQLYWLVGDNADDDAQYHLISPLHPTSLAQVIYEEVQDARFGDSNKLARQAYRDGSMYEGAYRDYRDLAIQKLGSTKPQIVSQLTSERGGNNYLLSSLPPIWKAQRNFLPVHTTSIFARSFGARRSVRAAVHRLQEHLSSSRPNNMHFRDRTNRLRERIVDELVIYAGELLLQPAGWTREPCFDTLAEEEKLWLDPLRAELPEEGDFLQRWLVMDWPAQIGIGFGNWLNGQLQDKLTRVSFEEAREWRRKLLGEGSSWVQHLRDLRDRLGAPHYIPFRKTHGELTGHERA from the coding sequence ATGTCATGTTCACATGCGCCGGGAGCATCTGATTGCTTCCGCGCAGCAATTGACGCCTTCTTGCCTGAACGTCTCCAAGCCAAACTGGACAAGCTTCCCCTCGATGATGCGAAGCGATCAGAACTGATCGCCGACTATCAACGCGGTCCGTGGCTTAATGACGCGGCAAGGCGTGTAAAGCATATACAGGTCGTTACGCATTCGCTGAAGGCGATGCATCCACGAGCACGCGGCACTAATCTCTACATTAAACCTACGGAGTTGCCTTCTCTTAGTGAAGTTGGCAGTCATGCGTTAGGTAATCACTTTGTGGTCGACGTAACAGGTGATGCGGGTGCTCTTGACGTTTACAAGCTGCTTAAGATCGAGTCCGGTGGACGCAGTTTGCTTCAGGCTCTGCTGGACGACGACCAGGCGGCTCTACAGGCTCTCGCGGACGATCCTTCCGAGGCCAAGACGTTGCGAGAGGCGCTGATTAGCATCGTGGCCGAACGCGACGGCGGTCCTGCTTCCCACGGATACGCAAAGCAGTTGTACTGGCTGGTCGGCGACAACGCCGATGACGACGCGCAGTATCACCTTATTTCTCCGCTGCACCCAACCTCGCTTGCTCAGGTCATATACGAGGAAGTGCAAGACGCCCGCTTTGGTGATTCCAACAAGTTGGCGCGTCAAGCATATCGCGATGGCTCGATGTACGAGGGCGCTTATCGTGATTACCGTGATCTCGCAATTCAGAAATTGGGTAGCACTAAGCCGCAGATAGTCTCACAGCTCACTAGCGAGCGCGGGGGAAATAACTACCTGTTGTCGTCACTGCCGCCAATATGGAAAGCCCAACGCAACTTTCTTCCGGTACATACGACATCGATCTTCGCGCGATCCTTCGGCGCACGTCGCTCAGTGCGTGCTGCCGTTCACAGATTGCAGGAGCATTTGTCGAGCAGCCGTCCGAACAACATGCACTTTCGTGACCGCACGAATCGGCTAAGAGAAAGGATCGTCGACGAATTGGTTATCTATGCCGGAGAGCTATTGCTCCAGCCAGCAGGCTGGACGCGGGAACCTTGCTTCGACACGCTCGCTGAAGAGGAAAAGCTCTGGCTCGACCCGTTGCGTGCCGAATTGCCGGAAGAAGGCGACTTCCTGCAAAGATGGCTCGTTATGGACTGGCCCGCGCAGATTGGCATCGGCTTCGGCAACTGGCTCAACGGCCAGTTGCAGGACAAATTGACTCGTGTCAGCTTTGAGGAGGCTCGCGAATGGCGTAGAAAATTGCTAGGCGAGGGCAGTAGCTGGGTGCAACACCTGCGTGATTTGCGAGATCGACTTGGGGCGCCCCACTACATCCCATTTCGCAAGACGCATGGCGAACTGACGGGGCATGAACGCGCATGA
- the csy2 gene encoding type I-F CRISPR-associated protein Csy2 produces MKNINSANTAKALLVLPHLHVQNANAISGAFTHGFPSITATTGLMWSLQRKLTIEDVPLRLQQVGVICHRYDEQVAQGYVKTFRLTRNPLGRDGKPSTIVEEGRMHLDITLVFQVSIDDAIASSILDHEKQYAEWADKVGEIVSRMRVAGGTLLPVGPMPGRRTKPWMAELADSHDKRARDFARWRRQWLPGYALIGRDDILKNRHDALREKHPDASLIDAWLHAARFNYQPMPEKEAADDAASSTAPKRVRWADPNRQKGEGWTVPIPVGYAALTKPYPAGSVENVRDPSIPCVFVETVYSIGQWISPHRLNSLDDLLWRAETNTEIGLYRCRSGYVPDRSDTELDDDEEYEFD; encoded by the coding sequence ATGAAGAACATTAACAGCGCTAACACCGCAAAGGCGTTGCTCGTGTTGCCTCATCTGCACGTACAGAATGCCAATGCCATTTCCGGCGCGTTCACGCACGGCTTTCCGTCCATCACTGCAACTACCGGACTCATGTGGTCTTTGCAGCGCAAGCTCACCATTGAGGACGTTCCGCTAAGGCTGCAACAGGTTGGCGTGATCTGTCATCGATACGACGAGCAGGTGGCCCAGGGCTACGTCAAGACATTCCGTTTGACACGCAATCCCTTGGGCCGTGATGGCAAGCCATCCACGATCGTCGAGGAAGGACGAATGCACCTGGACATCACATTGGTGTTTCAAGTTTCAATCGACGACGCTATCGCTTCATCGATACTGGACCATGAAAAGCAATATGCCGAATGGGCCGATAAGGTTGGGGAGATCGTGTCGCGCATGCGTGTCGCTGGCGGAACGTTGCTGCCGGTCGGTCCCATGCCCGGACGGCGTACCAAACCCTGGATGGCCGAGCTCGCGGATAGCCACGACAAACGGGCGCGCGATTTCGCCCGATGGCGCCGTCAGTGGCTTCCGGGCTACGCGCTTATCGGCCGCGACGATATTTTGAAGAACCGCCACGACGCGTTGCGCGAAAAGCACCCTGACGCCAGCTTGATCGATGCCTGGCTGCACGCTGCTCGATTCAATTATCAGCCCATGCCGGAAAAAGAAGCGGCCGATGACGCTGCATCGTCCACCGCACCCAAGCGCGTGCGTTGGGCCGATCCTAACAGACAAAAGGGCGAAGGCTGGACCGTGCCAATACCCGTGGGCTACGCCGCGCTCACTAAACCGTATCCAGCGGGCAGCGTCGAAAACGTGCGCGATCCGTCCATTCCGTGCGTATTCGTAGAGACGGTGTATTCAATCGGTCAGTGGATCAGCCCGCATCGGCTGAATAGTCTGGATGATTTGCTTTGGCGAGCGGAAACCAATACGGAGATCGGCTTGTATCGCTGTCGTAGCGGTTACGTACCCGATCGCTCCGACACCGAGTTGGACGATGACGAGGAATACGAGTTTGATTGA
- the csy3 gene encoding type I-F CRISPR-associated protein Csy3: protein MSEKIATASVLAFERKLDPSDAVFHSGRWDERDNGSKWSPVRIRVKSVRGTISNRLKAKGGDPAKLDAAVNNANLQAVDVATLPADADTLRVTFSLRVLSGTGMPSACNNAAYRVRLQNVVNDYVAKHDFTELANRYAANLANGRFLWRNRIGAESVAVEVSRQKNGECVQKLAFDALSLGLRTMDQFDSNVTALGGLIADGLAGRTHVLLRVTAYVRLGFGQEVFPSQELILEKTEKSKTLYHVENVAAIHSQKIGNALRTIDTWYENALESGPIAVEPYGSVTTQGTAYRHPKLKPTQDFYNLLDDWLLKDKMPAVEQQHFVMAVLIRGGVFGDAN, encoded by the coding sequence ATGTCTGAGAAAATTGCTACTGCTTCTGTCCTCGCTTTTGAACGTAAGCTGGATCCGTCCGATGCGGTCTTCCACTCTGGCCGTTGGGATGAACGCGACAACGGATCGAAATGGTCGCCGGTTCGTATCCGCGTGAAATCGGTTCGTGGGACGATTTCGAATCGGCTCAAGGCAAAGGGCGGTGATCCAGCCAAATTGGATGCAGCCGTCAATAATGCAAACTTGCAGGCCGTGGACGTTGCTACGCTGCCGGCCGATGCCGACACGCTCCGAGTCACTTTCTCGTTGCGCGTTCTGTCGGGCACGGGCATGCCTTCGGCTTGTAATAACGCAGCGTATAGAGTGCGGCTTCAAAACGTGGTGAATGATTATGTCGCCAAGCATGACTTTACTGAGCTGGCTAATCGCTACGCCGCGAATCTGGCAAACGGACGCTTCCTTTGGCGTAACCGTATAGGTGCGGAAAGCGTGGCGGTCGAAGTATCGCGTCAAAAGAACGGCGAGTGCGTACAGAAACTCGCGTTCGATGCGTTGTCGCTTGGCTTGCGCACGATGGATCAATTCGATTCGAATGTGACGGCGCTGGGCGGACTTATTGCCGACGGGCTTGCGGGTAGAACCCATGTGCTTCTGCGCGTGACCGCGTATGTGCGTCTTGGCTTTGGTCAGGAAGTATTTCCGTCTCAAGAGCTGATTCTGGAGAAGACGGAAAAGAGCAAGACGCTTTATCACGTGGAGAACGTCGCGGCTATTCACTCGCAAAAAATCGGCAATGCCTTGCGAACGATCGATACTTGGTATGAGAACGCGCTGGAATCTGGCCCGATTGCGGTCGAGCCTTATGGGTCGGTCACGACTCAGGGCACGGCCTATCGCCATCCGAAGCTGAAGCCGACGCAAGACTTCTACAACCTCCTCGATGACTGGTTGCTCAAGGACAAGATGCCGGCGGTCGAGCAGCAGCACTTCGTCATGGCCGTTCTGATTCGCG